Sequence from the Maribellus comscasis genome:
GATTAATGTAACGTTCATGGCATCGCCGGTTGCACTTTCAAAAATCAGTCGGGCCGGAGCATCTTTCCCTCCAATTCCCAAAGGCTGAACTTCCAGACGAGGCTTTTGGGCAGCAATTGAAGGACAAATTTCCAGCATGTGTGCTCCCAGAACAGCTTCGTTGGCCGGGTCTAAATGATAGGTGTAATCTTCCATAAATGAGCTTCCACCCTCCATTCCTTTCGACATTGTTTTTACAATACGAAGTAAAGCAGCCTGTTTCCAGTCTCCTTCGGCACCAAATCCGTAGCCGGCAGCCATCAGGCGTTGAGATGCCAATCCCGGCAATTGAGCAAGACCTGTTAGATTTTCAAAGTTTGTGGTAAAGGCTTTAAAATTTCCGTCTTCCATAAAACGTTTCATTGCAATTTCATATCGCGCCTGAACACGCACATTTTCATGAAATTCGCCACCGGGTTTGCAGTTTTCTGCTACATCATACAAACTTTCATATTCTTTGTAAAGTGTATCTACTTCTTCTTCGGTAACTTTTTCAACATAAGCAACTAAATCACCCACTCCGTATGCACTGATTTGCCATCCGAATTTTATTTGGGCTTCTACTTTATCACCTTCGGTTACAGCAACCTCACGCATGTTATCGCCAAAACGGGCTACTTTTAGTCCCTGAGAATCGGCCCAGCCAATTGCAGTACGGCACCACACCGCTACCTGATCCTGAACGTTTTCGTCCTGCCAGTGCCCGACAACCACTTTGCGGTTTTTGCGCATTCGGGCGTTTATAAAACCATATTCGCGGCCGCCGTGTGCACTTTGATGCAGGTTCATATAATCCATATCGATCTCGCTCCACGGAAGGTCGCGGTTAAATTGTGTGTGCAAATGCATATATGGTTTGCTTAGTGCTTTTAAACCTCCAATCCACATTTTTGAAGGTGAAAAGGTATGCATCCAGGTTATCAATCCAATACAGTTTTTGTCTGCACTGGCCTGAACGCAAATATCAAGGATTTCATCGGGTGTTTTTACAACTGGTTTAAAAATAATTTTTACGGGCATTTTCCCCGACGTATTTAATCCGTCTACGATGGTCGAAGAATCAATATCAACTTGCCTGAGCGTTTCGGGGCCGTATAAGTGTTGGCTTCCTGTTACAAACCAAACTTCCATTTGCTTAGTATCTGTCATTTTTTATTGATTTAATTTCAGGTAAATGTAGTAAAAATACTTTAAAGGTAGAATTTACACTTTTAATTTTTTGTCAAATTGTTCGCTTGAAAAAAACATTTGCTTTCCAAGTGGCTTTTACAACGACTTTGCAGTATTCTGAATTAAATCCCACGCATTTTTTACATGTGCTTCTTCTGTATTGGTTTGCCCGATGCTCATCCGCAAAACAATTTGTCCGTTTAGCTTTGTATGGGTGAAGAAAATTTTTCCTGTTTCGTTGATTGTGTTCATTAGTTTCATGTTAAAATCGTCACCCTTCTTATGCCTGAAGCAAACCAAATTTAAGGGAGGTTCAACAAACAGTTCAAAATCATCAGAATCGTTAACCCACTTTGTAAACTTTTGAGAAAGTTCTACATGTTTTCGAATATGAAATTGTAACCCTTCCACGCCATAATGCCGGATAACAAACCAAAGTTTTAGCGAACGAAACCGGCGCCCCAGTTGCACATGCCAGTCGCGGTAGTCAAACACGGCACCCGACTCTGTAGCTTTGTTTTTTAAGTATTCGGGAAGAATGGAAAAGGTATGGATGAGCTCATTCCGGTTGCCTACCCAAAACACATCGCAGTCGAAATTGGTAAACATCCATTTGTGCGGGTTAAATACAAAACTGTCGGCCAGTTCAACTCCGTCCATTAAATATCGAAACTCAGGACAAAGCATTGCAGTTCCTGACATGGCTCCGTCGATATGGAACCAGCAGTTTTCCTTTTGGGCAATTTCACCGATTTTCCGCAACGGATCCATTGCGTTAGATGATGTTGTACCCAGAGCACCACAGATAAAAAATGGAACAAAACCCGCATTTTTATCTTTTTGAATTTGCGTATCCAGCTCCTCCGGTTTCATGGCAAATTTTTTGTCAACATCAATCAAACGCAGGTTTTCTTTTCCAATACCCGCCATCTTTATGGCTTTCTCAAGTGAGGAATGCGTTTGTGTGGAAATATATGCGACCAGTTTTTGCTGCACTCCCTTTTCATTTGATTCAAACTTTGTAACTCTTTCGCGTGCCGCAATAATGGCTGTTAATGCCGATGTTGAAGCTGTATCCTGGATTACACCACCCCCGGTTGATTTTGATTTGAATTTTTCCGGCATCGCCATCATTTCAGCCAGCCAGTCGAGAACCCGGGTTTCAAGTTCTGTAGCTGCCGGGCTGGTTGCCCAAATCATTCCCTGAACACCTAACCCGGAAGAAACGAGGTCTCCTAAAATGGACGGAAACGATGTATTTGATGGGAAATAGGCGTAAAAATTTGGCGATTGCCAGTGTGTAATTCCCGGCATAATCTTTTCTTCAATGTCCCGCATCATTTTATCCATTGCTTCTCCTTTTTGAGGAGGATTTTCGGGCAGTGACGAAATAATTTCACCTGGTTTTACCTGCGAAAGCACAGGGTATTTTTCAACATTTTCGTAGTAATCAGCAATCCAGTCGATAATTTTTTTGCCTTCTTCGCGGAACTGTTCCGGCGACATGTGGTAGTTTTTATGATTCAATTTTAGTGGTTTTTAGTATTTGATGCTAAAATTATCAAAATCGCTTAAAACATTGTTTTCTGAGGTGAATATTTTATCTACTCGCGCCATAGGCGGCCCTACTTTTAAATAATCAATAAAAGTATCCAGGTCGGTTTTCTCTGCCTGAGCAATCACTAAAACATTGCCGTCGGGCAAATTTTTCACCCATCCTTTTATGCCTGTTTCTTTTGCTTTTTCTTTTGTAAATTTTCTAAACCACACTCCCTGCACGCGTCCGCATACTTTTATCTCGTATTCTTTCATTGGTATTTTAATTTTTTGTCTTCATTAAAAAAATGAAAATGCTTTTATGAATGAAACATTCAAATTTGTTTCAGAGGAACAAAATTATTGAAGAAAACGGAAAAAGAAGGAGATTTCCTTTATTGATTTTATGCTGATTCAATATAAGTTGTAAACTGTTTTTTGGTTGATTTATTTTTGTTTGAATCAACAAACAATCTCAGGAGGCAGATATTGTCTCCTTTATTTTGGGGTAAAGTGACTTTTCAGAAATGACTTGTAGCCTACTTTTTAAAGTGCTCCACAGTCTCCGGCTGAACAAGCGCCCAGATGGAGTACACTCCAACTGCAGTGCCTAAAGGAAAATTAAACAAATCGAGCACTGAAATAATTAAAGTGAGAATGCGTGCCCACTCTTTTCTTTTAAATAAACCAATACCGGCAATAATACCGGGGATACTTAAAACAGCAAAAAAGATGATTAAAATATTGGCCACAATCGATAAAATGAATTGCGCCTCGTGGTCACCGGATATATCTCCGGCAAAATGCAGGATTGCAAAAACTACAGCTCCGATTATTATTCCCAAAATGCTAAACCCAATTTGAAGGGCAGCAACAATATTAATGTGTTTTTCCATGATGCTTTTGTTTTTTGTTTGGTATTAAAATTACAAAAAACAAGGCGAAAGAAGGAAGGGATTTCTTTTTTTTAGATAAGCACAACATTTCATTAGGTAAACGAGTTTATTTTATAGGGAAACTAAAAATAAAGATGTATTTTTGCGGTCAATTTGGAGGTTAGAAATGGAAGTTATTAAAATTATCTTATTATCAGTTGCATTGGTAGCCATTGCAATGTTTGGGTTAGCCATTCGGATTTTGTTGTTGAAAGGCGGAAAATTTCCGAATACACATGTGAGTGGAAACAAATTTTTAAAAAGCCAGGGAGTGTATTGTTCGCAAACACAGGATAAAATGGCACAGCGGGATGCCCGTAAAAAAGTAGAGTTTGAAAGTTTGACTTTTGCACCAGATAAAAAATAGAAGCCGGATTTTTCCCGGTTTTTTTATTTACGGAGAAACTGCTCAAATCCATCCGACATGTAAATCTGGTTTTCACCATTTTCGTCGGCATAGATAAAGTACACGCTAATTTCCGGAACCTTCCCGGCAATTTCAATTCCTTTTTCCAGTCCCAAAACCATAAATGCAGTTGCGTATGCATCGGCTGTCATACAGTTATCGGCCAAAACTGTGGAGCTTAAAATACTGTGTTGAACAGGGTAGCCGGTTTTTGGGTCAATGGTGTGCGCATATTTTTTGCCGTCTTCAATATAGAAGTTCCGGTAATTTCCTGATGTAGCCATTGCATTTTCCGGCAGTTCAACCACTGCGTCGTAATCGTTGGCGGCAAAAAAAGCATCTTCTTCAGGGCGACTGATCCCGATTCCCCATGTTTTTCCTTTTTCGTTTATGCCTTTGGTCACGATTTCTCCGCCAATGTCAATCATATAATTTTTACATCCTTTTGCAGCGAGGAAATTACCAATTAAATCGCAGGTATATCCTTTGGCAATGGCACTCATATCTATTTTCATTTGCGGATTTTCTTTGATAACTTTTTTGTTTTCCAGTTTTATTTTCTGGTACCCGGTAAAAGTAAGCAGGCTGTCTACTTTTTCCTGCGTCATTTTTTCTTTGTCGTCCGGGCCAAAACCCCAGGCGTTTATCAGTGGTCCGGCAGTAATATCAAAAGCACCCCCGGTAATTTTCGAAATTTCTATAGCCTTTTCAAAACAGTTGACAAATTCAGGTGTAAGTTTTACATTTTCATTGTTGTTTATTTTTGATATTACCGACGCGTTGTCATAGGTAGAAAACATGGAGTTGTACTCACTCAGTTTTTTTTGAATTTCTTCCTGTAAATCTTTCCCCTGAGGACTTTCATATACAAAATGATAAATGGTGCCATAT
This genomic interval carries:
- a CDS encoding acylphosphatase, with the translated sequence MKEYEIKVCGRVQGVWFRKFTKEKAKETGIKGWVKNLPDGNVLVIAQAEKTDLDTFIDYLKVGPPMARVDKIFTSENNVLSDFDNFSIKY
- a CDS encoding FAD:protein FMN transferase; translated protein: MSTRIFFITGLLILALGACQHSPSKYVYNEGFVYGTIYHFVYESPQGKDLQEEIQKKLSEYNSMFSTYDNASVISKINNNENVKLTPEFVNCFEKAIEISKITGGAFDITAGPLINAWGFGPDDKEKMTQEKVDSLLTFTGYQKIKLENKKVIKENPQMKIDMSAIAKGYTCDLIGNFLAAKGCKNYMIDIGGEIVTKGINEKGKTWGIGISRPEEDAFFAANDYDAVVELPENAMATSGNYRNFYIEDGKKYAHTIDPKTGYPVQHSILSSTVLADNCMTADAYATAFMVLGLEKGIEIAGKVPEISVYFIYADENGENQIYMSDGFEQFLRK
- the araA gene encoding L-arabinose isomerase, which translates into the protein MTDTKQMEVWFVTGSQHLYGPETLRQVDIDSSTIVDGLNTSGKMPVKIIFKPVVKTPDEILDICVQASADKNCIGLITWMHTFSPSKMWIGGLKALSKPYMHLHTQFNRDLPWSEIDMDYMNLHQSAHGGREYGFINARMRKNRKVVVGHWQDENVQDQVAVWCRTAIGWADSQGLKVARFGDNMREVAVTEGDKVEAQIKFGWQISAYGVGDLVAYVEKVTEEEVDTLYKEYESLYDVAENCKPGGEFHENVRVQARYEIAMKRFMEDGNFKAFTTNFENLTGLAQLPGLASQRLMAAGYGFGAEGDWKQAALLRIVKTMSKGMEGGSSFMEDYTYHLDPANEAVLGAHMLEICPSIAAQKPRLEVQPLGIGGKDAPARLIFESATGDAMNVTLIDMGNRFRIIVNTLDVIEPLDKMPKLPVASAFWKTHPNLADGAAAWIYAGGTHHSAFTLALTPEYIETFAEYADVEFVIIDKTTNVSDFKKELRWNEIYYMLANGLK
- a CDS encoding pyridoxal-dependent decarboxylase, with the translated sequence MNHKNYHMSPEQFREEGKKIIDWIADYYENVEKYPVLSQVKPGEIISSLPENPPQKGEAMDKMMRDIEEKIMPGITHWQSPNFYAYFPSNTSFPSILGDLVSSGLGVQGMIWATSPAATELETRVLDWLAEMMAMPEKFKSKSTGGGVIQDTASTSALTAIIAARERVTKFESNEKGVQQKLVAYISTQTHSSLEKAIKMAGIGKENLRLIDVDKKFAMKPEELDTQIQKDKNAGFVPFFICGALGTTSSNAMDPLRKIGEIAQKENCWFHIDGAMSGTAMLCPEFRYLMDGVELADSFVFNPHKWMFTNFDCDVFWVGNRNELIHTFSILPEYLKNKATESGAVFDYRDWHVQLGRRFRSLKLWFVIRHYGVEGLQFHIRKHVELSQKFTKWVNDSDDFELFVEPPLNLVCFRHKKGDDFNMKLMNTINETGKIFFTHTKLNGQIVLRMSIGQTNTEEAHVKNAWDLIQNTAKSL